The Nitrogeniibacter aestuarii genome has a window encoding:
- a CDS encoding NAD(P)/FAD-dependent oxidoreductase has protein sequence MSNENGIHVPDARCTSDPNLHRIVIVGGGAGGLELATQLGDKLGRKGQANITLVDRNRTHIWKPLLHQVAAGRLDMDDDELEYLAQARWHNFRYFNGSMDGLDRESKRIFIAPTLDEDGHEITPRRAVPYDTLVLAVGSTGNDFGTPGVAENAIALDSAEQAVKFNRKLINACLRANSQHGELRPGQLHVAIIGAGATGVELAAELHKTTREIASFGLDSLDFDKTVKLTLIEAGPRIVPQLPEPLSDGVADLLRGLGVDVLTGRKVTEITKEGVVFEDGEVIPSELKVWAAGVKGPAFLANLGLETNRINQIVVRDTLQSTTDDNIFALGDCAACARPEGGFVPPRAQAAHQQASLLIKSMRARLDGQPLPAYKYKDFGSLVSLGKYSAVGSLMGGIIGGNVKIQGLFAKVMYKSLYKMHLIALHGYFKMLLDTIGRFVLRRTEPHVKLH, from the coding sequence ATGAGTAACGAAAATGGCATCCATGTGCCCGACGCGCGCTGCACCTCAGATCCGAATCTGCACCGGATCGTGATCGTGGGCGGCGGCGCCGGCGGTCTTGAACTGGCGACGCAACTCGGTGACAAGCTGGGTCGCAAGGGCCAGGCCAACATTACGCTGGTGGACCGCAACCGCACCCACATCTGGAAGCCGCTATTGCATCAGGTCGCCGCCGGCCGCCTCGACATGGACGACGACGAGCTGGAATACCTGGCCCAGGCCCGCTGGCATAATTTCCGCTACTTCAACGGGTCCATGGACGGGCTGGACCGCGAGAGCAAGCGCATCTTCATTGCGCCGACTCTCGACGAAGACGGCCACGAAATCACCCCACGCCGTGCCGTGCCCTACGACACCCTGGTGTTGGCGGTGGGCAGTACCGGCAACGACTTCGGCACGCCGGGCGTGGCCGAGAACGCCATTGCGCTGGATTCGGCTGAACAGGCCGTCAAGTTCAATCGCAAACTGATCAATGCCTGCCTGCGCGCCAACTCGCAGCACGGCGAGTTGCGCCCGGGGCAGCTGCATGTGGCCATCATTGGCGCTGGAGCCACCGGTGTGGAACTGGCGGCCGAGTTGCACAAGACAACCCGCGAAATCGCCTCGTTCGGCCTCGACAGTCTGGACTTCGACAAAACGGTCAAGCTCACCCTCATCGAAGCGGGCCCGCGCATCGTGCCGCAGTTGCCCGAGCCGCTCTCCGACGGCGTGGCCGACCTGCTTCGCGGGCTGGGCGTGGACGTCCTGACCGGCCGCAAGGTCACAGAGATCACGAAAGAAGGCGTGGTTTTCGAAGATGGCGAAGTCATCCCGAGCGAACTCAAGGTGTGGGCGGCGGGCGTAAAGGGCCCGGCCTTTCTAGCCAATCTCGGCCTGGAAACCAACCGCATCAACCAGATCGTCGTGCGCGACACCCTGCAGAGCACGACCGACGACAACATTTTTGCGCTCGGTGACTGCGCGGCCTGCGCCCGGCCCGAGGGCGGTTTCGTGCCGCCCCGCGCCCAGGCGGCACATCAGCAGGCGTCATTGCTCATCAAGAGCATGCGGGCTCGCCTGGATGGCCAGCCACTGCCAGCCTACAAGTACAAGGATTTCGGATCCCTGGTCTCTTTGGGCAAGTACAGCGCGGTGGGTAGCCTGATGGGCGGCATCATCGGTGGCAATGTGAAGATTCAGGGCCTGTTTGCCAAGGTCATGTACAAGTCGCTCTACAAGATGCACCTGATCGCCCTGCACGGCTACTTCAAGATGCTGCTCGACACCATTGGCCGCTTCGTGCTGCGCCGGACCGAGCCGCACGTGAAGCTGCACTGA
- a CDS encoding OPT family oligopeptide transporter produces the protein MIQERELTLRALLTGLLLGAALTPCNVYAGLKIGWSFNMSIIALLVGFGFWRTLSATRGAPEWTRKESNISQTTASSAASIISGGLVAPIPAHALITGDPMTVGPMMAWVFAVSFLGIWVAWYLRPMLVVRSALRFPAGMATLETLDDIFGHGREAIRRIVVLAAAGALSASAKAINDFVVALPRWSPSALWAKFTFTLEPSLLLVGFGGIIGLRVGLSLLAGAVVAWAGLAPWLLEVGWIVVPETDAGSLFGPLVEWLLWPGVALMVGASLTSFAIQLGRALQSRAGSTRTPASEATLSWRWPPVAGFALATVLTVMLQVLLFDISLWLAILAVPFAVLLATVAARVVGDTGIPPIGAIGKVSQLGFGVLAPGQAIANLMPANVAGGAAGQCADLLNDFRTGHGIGASPDRQVIAQCLGVLTGSVIGVLVYLVLIPDPALLLTETWPAPAVATWKAVAETLAVGWSAVPQGAGPAMLIGTLTGMFIAIAEGVLPPARRRCLPSAVALGLAFVIPASISIMMCLGAVLVALLARWRPAWATRYAIAASAGLIAGESLTGVFSALLSMVH, from the coding sequence ATGATTCAGGAACGCGAACTGACCCTGCGCGCCTTGCTCACCGGCTTGCTGCTGGGTGCCGCCCTCACCCCCTGCAACGTCTATGCGGGTCTCAAGATTGGCTGGTCGTTCAACATGTCGATCATCGCCCTGCTGGTGGGCTTCGGTTTCTGGCGCACCCTGAGCGCCACGCGCGGCGCCCCCGAGTGGACGCGCAAGGAAAGCAATATCAGCCAGACCACGGCCTCCTCCGCGGCTTCGATCATCTCGGGGGGGCTGGTGGCCCCCATTCCGGCCCATGCGCTGATCACGGGCGATCCGATGACCGTGGGCCCCATGATGGCCTGGGTGTTCGCCGTGAGCTTTCTCGGCATCTGGGTGGCCTGGTATCTGCGCCCCATGCTGGTCGTGCGCAGCGCACTGCGATTTCCTGCCGGCATGGCCACGCTCGAAACTCTCGACGACATCTTTGGCCATGGCAGGGAAGCCATCCGCCGCATTGTCGTGCTCGCCGCTGCAGGCGCCCTCTCGGCCAGCGCAAAGGCCATCAACGATTTTGTCGTCGCCCTGCCGCGCTGGTCCCCCTCGGCACTCTGGGCCAAGTTCACGTTCACCCTTGAGCCGTCGCTCCTGCTGGTCGGTTTCGGCGGCATCATCGGCCTTCGGGTCGGCCTCTCCTTGCTCGCGGGGGCCGTCGTTGCATGGGCGGGGCTGGCGCCATGGCTGCTTGAGGTCGGCTGGATCGTGGTGCCGGAGACTGACGCCGGCAGCCTGTTCGGCCCCCTGGTCGAGTGGCTGTTATGGCCCGGCGTGGCGCTCATGGTTGGCGCCAGCCTCACCAGCTTCGCCATTCAACTGGGTCGGGCACTCCAATCCAGGGCTGGATCTACCCGGACACCGGCGAGCGAAGCAACTCTCTCATGGCGATGGCCACCGGTCGCCGGCTTTGCGCTGGCGACGGTTCTCACCGTGATGCTGCAAGTTCTTCTGTTCGATATCTCGTTATGGCTGGCCATCCTGGCGGTGCCTTTCGCGGTTCTGCTGGCGACGGTGGCGGCCCGCGTCGTGGGCGACACCGGCATACCGCCGATCGGCGCTATCGGCAAGGTCTCGCAGTTAGGGTTCGGCGTACTCGCACCGGGGCAGGCGATTGCCAACCTCATGCCGGCCAACGTGGCTGGCGGTGCCGCGGGTCAATGCGCCGATCTGCTCAACGACTTTCGCACCGGCCACGGCATCGGCGCGAGTCCGGACCGACAGGTGATCGCTCAATGCCTGGGTGTCCTCACGGGCAGCGTGATTGGGGTGCTGGTGTATCTGGTGCTGATTCCCGACCCGGCCCTGCTGCTGACCGAAACCTGGCCGGCCCCGGCCGTCGCCACCTGGAAAGCCGTGGCCGAAACCCTCGCGGTCGGCTGGTCAGCGGTACCGCAAGGCGCCGGCCCGGCCATGCTCATCGGTACACTGACCGGCATGTTCATTGCCATCGCCGAGGGCGTTCTGCCACCGGCCCGCAGACGCTGCTTGCCCAGTGCGGTCGCCCTTGGGCTGGCCTTCGTGATCCCGGCATCGATCTCGATCATGATGTGCCTTGGGGCCGTGCTCGTGGCGTTGCTGGCGCGCTGGCGCCCCGCATGGGCGACGCGTTATGCGATCGCCGCTTCGGCAGGCCTGATTGCGGGCGAATCGCTCACCGGTGTTTTCTCTGCCCTGCTCTCGATGGTGCATTGA
- a CDS encoding TRAP transporter substrate-binding protein, translating to MRKHMIAIAAAAVLAGTTGVAQAEGACDPGEIVIKFSHVTNTDKHPKGIAASLLEKRVNEEMNGKACMQVYPNSSLYNDDKVLEAMLNGDVQLAAPSLSKFEKFTKKFRIFDLPFLFTDIDAVDRFQNSEDGQKLKDSMKRRGLQGLAFWHNGMKQLSANKPLIKPEDAKGLKFRVQASDVLVAQFEQLGANPQKMAFSEVYGALQTKTIDGCENPWSNIYGQKFFEVQDGITESNHGVLDYMVVTSTKWLDSLEPATRDQLVKIVNEVTAERNAAVKKVDEENRAKVAETGTVIRTLTPEQRQAWVEAMKPVWKKFEGDIGADLMEAAQKANNG from the coding sequence ATGCGCAAGCATATGATCGCAATTGCAGCAGCTGCCGTTCTGGCCGGCACCACCGGTGTCGCCCAAGCCGAGGGCGCCTGCGACCCCGGTGAAATCGTCATCAAGTTCAGCCATGTGACCAACACCGACAAGCATCCGAAAGGCATCGCCGCCTCCCTGCTCGAGAAGCGAGTGAACGAGGAGATGAACGGCAAGGCCTGCATGCAGGTGTATCCGAACTCCAGCCTGTACAACGACGACAAGGTGCTCGAAGCCATGCTCAACGGCGACGTTCAGCTGGCGGCCCCCTCCCTGTCCAAGTTCGAGAAATTCACCAAGAAGTTCCGCATCTTCGATCTGCCCTTCCTGTTCACCGATATCGACGCGGTCGACCGCTTCCAGAACTCCGAAGACGGCCAGAAGCTGAAGGACTCCATGAAGCGCCGTGGCCTGCAGGGTCTGGCCTTCTGGCACAACGGCATGAAGCAGCTGTCCGCCAACAAGCCGCTGATCAAACCGGAAGATGCCAAGGGCCTGAAGTTCCGCGTTCAGGCCTCTGACGTGCTCGTCGCCCAGTTCGAGCAACTCGGTGCCAACCCGCAGAAGATGGCCTTCAGCGAAGTGTATGGCGCGCTGCAGACCAAGACCATCGACGGTTGCGAAAACCCGTGGTCCAACATCTACGGTCAGAAGTTCTTCGAGGTGCAGGACGGCATCACCGAATCGAACCACGGCGTGCTCGACTACATGGTGGTCACTTCCACCAAGTGGCTCGACAGCCTGGAGCCGGCCACTCGCGACCAGCTGGTGAAGATCGTCAATGAAGTGACCGCCGAGCGTAACGCGGCCGTCAAGAAAGTCGACGAAGAAAACCGTGCCAAGGTGGCCGAGACCGGTACCGTGATCCGCACCCTGACGCCGGAACAGCGTCAAGCCTGGGTTGAGGCCATGAAGCCGGTGTGGAAGAAGTTCGAAGGCGACATCGGCGCCGACCTGATGGAAGCCGCGCAGAAAGCCAACAACGGCTGA
- a CDS encoding TRAP transporter small permease, with protein sequence MTGAQSRFSRAVESIEETFIAVALGLMTIITFANVVARYVFNDNVLWALEVTVVLFAWLVLVGASYGVKKTFHIGVDVVVNILPAPLKKIAALATVVACLAFSLMLLKGAWDYWYPFATERVWMETNDIPMLDFLRFIEPWLNEGEHYEKLPRFIPYFALPLGMALLVYRFLQAGWQVVTNQRDSLIASHEVEEMLEEAVDAHADGHHHNSDRALQKMSDGQNKGA encoded by the coding sequence ATGACAGGAGCGCAAAGCCGTTTTTCCCGCGCGGTCGAAAGCATTGAAGAGACCTTCATTGCCGTCGCCCTGGGTCTGATGACCATCATCACGTTTGCCAACGTGGTGGCGCGATACGTATTCAACGACAACGTCCTCTGGGCCCTGGAAGTCACCGTGGTGCTCTTCGCCTGGCTGGTGCTGGTGGGCGCTTCCTATGGGGTGAAAAAAACCTTCCACATCGGCGTGGATGTGGTGGTCAACATCCTGCCGGCGCCGCTGAAAAAGATCGCCGCACTGGCAACCGTGGTGGCCTGTCTCGCCTTTTCGCTGATGTTGCTCAAAGGCGCCTGGGATTACTGGTACCCGTTCGCGACCGAGCGCGTCTGGATGGAGACCAACGACATTCCGATGCTCGACTTTCTGCGCTTCATCGAACCCTGGCTGAACGAGGGCGAGCACTACGAGAAGCTGCCGCGCTTCATCCCCTACTTCGCACTGCCGCTCGGCATGGCCTTGCTGGTCTACCGATTTCTGCAGGCCGGCTGGCAGGTGGTGACCAACCAGCGTGATTCGCTGATCGCCTCTCACGAAGTCGAAGAAATGCTTGAAGAAGCGGTCGATGCACACGCAGACGGCCATCATCACAATTCCGATCGTGCTCTGCAGAAGATGAGCGACGGTCAGAACAAGGGCGCCTGA
- a CDS encoding TRAP transporter large permease, whose translation MDILILFGMVIGFMLIGVPIAISLGLSSMLFLMMHSDASLAGVAQTLFSAFDGHYTLLAIPFFILASSFMSTGGVANRIIRFAIALVGSIRGGLGIASVVACMMFAALSGSSPATVVAIGSIVIAGMVQAGYKKEFAAGLICNAGTLGILIPPSIVMVVYSAATDVSVGRMFLGGVIPGLLAGAMLITAIYITARVKNLPKQPFPGWGEVFGAAREAAWGLFLIIIILGGIYGGIFTPTEAAAVAAVYAFLIANYVYRDMGPFADPENKRNVAIKVVEVFWHPDTKRTLFEAGKLTIMLMFVIANAIILKHVLTEERVPQAITEAMLSAGFGPIAFLIVVNVLLLIGGQFMEPSGLLIIVAPLVFPIAVQLGIDPIHLGIIMVVNMEIGMITPPVGLNLFVTAGVAQMSVMNVVKAALPWVAIMFVFLIIVTYVPWVSTWLPTLMMGPEIITN comes from the coding sequence ATGGATATCCTGATTCTCTTCGGCATGGTGATCGGTTTCATGCTGATCGGTGTGCCCATTGCCATTTCGCTGGGTCTGTCGAGCATGCTGTTCCTGATGATGCATTCCGATGCATCGCTCGCCGGCGTCGCCCAGACTCTGTTCTCGGCCTTCGACGGCCACTACACGCTGCTGGCCATCCCGTTCTTCATTCTGGCCTCCAGCTTCATGTCCACCGGGGGCGTGGCGAACCGGATCATTCGTTTCGCCATTGCACTGGTCGGCTCCATCCGCGGCGGTCTGGGGATCGCGTCGGTGGTGGCCTGCATGATGTTCGCTGCCCTGTCCGGCTCGTCGCCGGCCACGGTGGTGGCCATTGGCTCCATTGTCATCGCAGGTATGGTGCAGGCAGGCTACAAGAAGGAATTCGCCGCCGGCCTGATCTGTAACGCCGGCACCTTGGGCATCCTGATTCCGCCCTCGATCGTGATGGTGGTGTATTCCGCTGCCACCGATGTCTCGGTGGGCCGGATGTTCCTGGGTGGCGTGATTCCGGGTTTGCTGGCCGGCGCCATGCTGATCACCGCCATCTACATCACCGCGCGGGTGAAGAACCTGCCCAAGCAGCCCTTCCCGGGTTGGGGTGAGGTCTTTGGTGCGGCGCGTGAGGCGGCCTGGGGCCTGTTCCTGATCATCATCATTCTGGGCGGTATTTACGGCGGCATCTTCACCCCGACCGAAGCCGCCGCAGTGGCGGCAGTCTATGCCTTCCTGATTGCCAACTACGTGTACCGCGACATGGGCCCGTTCGCCGACCCGGAGAACAAGCGCAATGTGGCCATCAAGGTGGTTGAAGTGTTCTGGCACCCAGACACCAAGCGCACCCTGTTCGAGGCCGGCAAGCTGACCATCATGCTGATGTTCGTGATCGCCAACGCCATCATCCTCAAGCATGTGCTGACCGAAGAGCGCGTCCCACAGGCCATCACCGAGGCCATGCTCTCGGCCGGTTTCGGTCCGATTGCTTTCCTGATCGTGGTGAACGTGCTGCTGCTCATCGGCGGCCAGTTCATGGAGCCGTCGGGCCTGCTCATCATCGTGGCGCCGCTGGTGTTCCCGATTGCGGTGCAGCTGGGTATCGACCCGATCCATCTGGGCATCATCATGGTGGTCAACATGGAGATCGGCATGATCACCCCACCGGTGGGTCTGAACCTGTTCGTGACGGCAGGCGTGGCCCAGATGTCGGTCATGAACGTGGTCAAGGCGGCCCTGCCGTGGGTGGCGATCATGTTCGTGTTCCTGATCATCGTGACTTACGTGCCGTGGGTGTCGACCTGGTTGCCGACCCTGATGATGGGCCCGGAAATCATCACCAACTGA
- a CDS encoding substrate-binding domain-containing protein has protein sequence MARHFLSRLAVGLLVSAAALTAHADESITLASTTSTQNSGLFDYILPIFEKETGIGVKVIAQGTGKALDTGRRGDADALLVHDRVKEDAFVAEGSGAYRKNVMYNDFVIVGPKSDPAGIKGMKDATAAFGKIAQSGSAFASRADKSGTNAAEKRFWVATGAGVPEGKDWYKETGSGMGATLNTAAGMDAYTLTDRGSWANFKNRQNLDILVEGDKKLYNPYGVILVNPAKHPHVKVEAAEKFINWITSDAGHKAIADYKLNGEQLFFPLEAE, from the coding sequence ATGGCACGTCACTTTCTGAGCCGCCTTGCGGTTGGCCTGTTGGTAAGCGCGGCGGCACTCACGGCACACGCCGATGAGAGCATTACCCTGGCCTCGACCACGTCCACCCAGAATTCAGGCCTGTTCGACTACATTCTGCCGATCTTCGAGAAGGAGACGGGCATTGGCGTCAAGGTGATCGCCCAGGGCACCGGCAAGGCACTGGACACCGGTCGCCGTGGCGATGCCGATGCGTTGCTGGTTCATGACCGCGTCAAGGAAGACGCTTTCGTGGCAGAAGGTTCGGGCGCTTACCGCAAGAACGTGATGTACAACGATTTCGTCATCGTCGGGCCGAAGAGCGATCCGGCCGGCATCAAGGGCATGAAGGATGCGACCGCGGCGTTCGGCAAGATCGCGCAGAGCGGTTCTGCCTTTGCGTCCCGCGCCGACAAGAGTGGCACCAACGCCGCAGAGAAGCGTTTCTGGGTGGCCACGGGCGCTGGCGTGCCGGAGGGCAAGGACTGGTACAAGGAGACTGGCTCCGGCATGGGCGCGACCCTGAACACGGCAGCAGGGATGGATGCCTATACGCTCACGGACCGCGGCTCCTGGGCCAACTTCAAGAACCGCCAGAACCTCGACATCCTGGTCGAAGGCGACAAGAAGCTCTACAACCCGTACGGCGTGATTCTGGTGAACCCGGCAAAGCATCCGCACGTGAAGGTCGAGGCCGCTGAGAAGTTCATCAACTGGATCACCTCCGACGCAGGCCACAAGGCCATCGCTGACTACAAGCTCAACGGTGAGCAGCTGTTCTTCCCGCTCGAGGCGGAGTGA
- a CDS encoding ATP-binding cassette domain-containing protein: MSLFPLRLDQVRFQPNGRTVLDGVDLELSDEGITIILGPNGAGKSVLLRTLCGLLVPTGGHIDWGGCPFDGRHIGMVFQHPMMLRSSVLDNLTLGMRPRGIGKADRERQGMAMLERIGLADRWKDNARRLSGGEQQRLALGRVWLTQPRLLLLDEPTASLDPSAVEAVERIVREIRTEGAKIVMTTHNLGQATRLADDIVFLAEGRVREHTAVRTFFTHPASEEAKRFIEGELPWHVTF; the protein is encoded by the coding sequence ATGAGCCTCTTTCCCTTGCGCCTCGATCAGGTCCGCTTTCAGCCCAACGGGCGCACCGTCCTCGATGGTGTCGATCTCGAACTCTCGGACGAAGGCATCACCATCATTCTCGGCCCCAACGGCGCAGGTAAAAGCGTCTTGCTGCGCACCTTGTGCGGGCTGCTTGTGCCGACCGGTGGCCATATCGACTGGGGCGGCTGCCCTTTTGATGGAAGGCACATCGGCATGGTGTTTCAGCACCCCATGATGTTGCGCAGTTCCGTGCTGGACAACCTCACCCTGGGCATGCGCCCTCGCGGGATCGGCAAGGCGGACCGGGAGCGGCAGGGCATGGCCATGCTCGAACGAATCGGCCTGGCGGATCGCTGGAAGGACAATGCACGTCGTCTTTCCGGTGGCGAGCAGCAGCGACTGGCCCTCGGGCGTGTCTGGCTGACCCAGCCCCGTTTGCTGCTGCTCGATGAGCCGACCGCGAGTCTTGATCCCTCGGCGGTCGAGGCGGTCGAGCGCATCGTCCGCGAGATCCGCACGGAAGGGGCCAAGATCGTCATGACCACACATAACCTCGGTCAGGCAACGCGTCTGGCCGATGACATTGTTTTTCTCGCCGAAGGCAGGGTGCGCGAGCACACCGCCGTCCGCACGTTTTTCACCCATCCGGCTTCGGAAGAAGCCAAGCGATTCATTGAAGGAGAGCTTCCATGGCACGTCACTTTCTGA
- a CDS encoding ABC transporter permease codes for MDGLTQAFIDAFALLGGFDYRVAQIVWLSIQVSATAVLIGTLIGLPLGACLAVGRYSGKEIAGVLINGFMGLPPVVVGVVVYLALSRSGPFGSFGLLYTPQAMIIAQVVLVVPLMAAISRQTIEDAWRTYEEELTALRFSWWGMVKVLLHDCRFSLMVAVLAGLGRAMSEVGAVMIVGGNIDRFTRVMTTTIALETSKGDLPLSIALGIVLMSVILLINGAAFVLRTWVMRRFG; via the coding sequence TTGGACGGACTGACGCAGGCTTTCATAGATGCGTTCGCCCTGTTAGGTGGATTTGATTATCGGGTTGCTCAGATCGTCTGGCTGTCCATTCAGGTCAGCGCGACGGCGGTCTTGATCGGTACGCTAATCGGGCTACCACTGGGTGCCTGTCTGGCAGTCGGGCGTTATAGCGGCAAAGAGATAGCGGGCGTCTTGATCAACGGCTTCATGGGCTTGCCCCCGGTCGTTGTCGGGGTTGTCGTCTATCTCGCCCTGTCTCGCTCAGGCCCCTTCGGGTCTTTCGGTCTGCTCTACACGCCGCAGGCCATGATCATCGCTCAGGTTGTGCTGGTGGTGCCGCTCATGGCGGCCATTTCGCGCCAGACCATTGAAGACGCGTGGCGTACCTACGAAGAAGAACTCACCGCCCTGCGTTTCAGCTGGTGGGGCATGGTGAAGGTGCTGCTTCACGACTGTCGCTTCTCCCTTATGGTGGCCGTGCTTGCCGGACTGGGGCGCGCCATGTCCGAAGTGGGCGCCGTCATGATCGTGGGCGGCAACATCGACCGCTTCACCCGTGTCATGACCACCACCATCGCCCTTGAAACCAGCAAGGGCGATCTGCCTCTGTCGATTGCGCTGGGCATCGTGCTGATGAGTGTCATCCTGCTCATCAATGGCGCAGCATTTGTTCTGCGTACCTGGGTCATGAGGCGTTTCGGATGA
- the thiS gene encoding sulfur carrier protein ThiS, giving the protein MKIAFKLFATLTDYLPPNRKGNVLSLDVDEGTTVQDMIDRYNVPERLAHLVLVNGVFVAPSQRAKHVLRESDELAIWPPVAGG; this is encoded by the coding sequence ATGAAGATTGCCTTCAAGCTGTTCGCGACACTGACGGATTATCTTCCGCCAAATCGCAAGGGCAACGTGTTGTCGCTGGACGTTGACGAAGGCACGACGGTGCAGGACATGATCGACCGGTACAACGTACCGGAACGTCTGGCCCACCTTGTGCTCGTCAACGGCGTGTTCGTGGCCCCTTCGCAGCGGGCCAAGCATGTGCTTCGGGAGAGTGACGAACTGGCCATCTGGCCGCCAGTCGCTGGCGGCTGA
- a CDS encoding NAD(P)/FAD-dependent oxidoreductase: protein MKHVILGNGPAGVVAAEALRAQDKDCEILMVGCEGLPPYSRMAIPYLLEENIDEHGTYLRKKKGHFEALRIDQKNARAASVDATKKMVHFADNSVESYDRLLIATGSHPVRPPIPGLDLPQVQNCWTLEDARAIAKLTKPGSRVVQLGAGFIGCIIMEALAKRGVELTVVEMGDRMVPRMMTPKAGGMIKQWVEEKGIRVRTEAKVEKIEPVGAAPAAQQESSGFFSKLVNTLTGGGSKETPSAPAAHEGPVSVTLSTGEVLEVDVVIVAAGVKPNIDFLEGTGVKVEGGVIVDAGMRTNVADIYAAGDVAAGLDFFTGEPMVSAIQPNAADQARVAAVNMTGGNTELPGVLAINVLDTLGLISTSFGQWWGDEDGDSVELVEESKYRYISLQFKGDVLIGATSIGRTDHVGALRGLIQGRQELGEWKQRLMENPAAFYEAYIAVTQPTALARNVA from the coding sequence ATGAAACACGTAATTTTGGGGAACGGCCCCGCGGGTGTCGTCGCAGCGGAAGCTCTGCGCGCCCAGGACAAGGATTGCGAAATCCTCATGGTGGGCTGCGAAGGTTTGCCGCCGTACTCCCGCATGGCGATTCCGTACCTGCTTGAAGAAAATATTGACGAGCACGGCACCTACCTGCGTAAGAAGAAAGGGCATTTCGAAGCGCTGCGCATCGATCAGAAGAATGCCCGCGCCGCCTCGGTCGATGCCACGAAGAAAATGGTGCACTTTGCGGACAACAGCGTCGAATCCTACGATCGACTGCTGATCGCGACGGGTTCTCACCCGGTGCGTCCACCCATTCCGGGTCTGGACCTCCCGCAAGTGCAGAACTGCTGGACGCTTGAAGACGCTCGCGCCATTGCCAAACTGACCAAACCGGGTAGCCGTGTGGTCCAGCTCGGCGCCGGCTTTATCGGCTGCATCATCATGGAAGCCCTGGCCAAGCGTGGCGTTGAGCTGACCGTGGTCGAAATGGGCGACCGGATGGTCCCCCGCATGATGACGCCCAAAGCTGGTGGCATGATCAAGCAATGGGTGGAAGAGAAGGGCATTCGGGTGCGCACCGAGGCCAAGGTCGAGAAGATCGAGCCGGTGGGCGCCGCGCCTGCGGCACAGCAGGAAAGTAGCGGTTTCTTCAGCAAGCTGGTCAACACGCTGACCGGCGGGGGCAGCAAGGAAACCCCGTCGGCACCGGCCGCTCACGAGGGTCCGGTTTCTGTCACCTTGTCGACGGGCGAAGTGCTGGAGGTGGACGTGGTCATCGTGGCCGCGGGCGTCAAGCCGAACATCGACTTCCTGGAAGGTACCGGAGTGAAGGTCGAAGGCGGCGTGATCGTTGATGCCGGCATGCGCACGAATGTGGCCGATATCTACGCCGCAGGTGACGTGGCCGCTGGCCTAGATTTCTTCACCGGCGAGCCGATGGTCTCCGCCATTCAGCCGAACGCGGCTGATCAGGCGCGCGTCGCTGCGGTCAACATGACCGGTGGCAACACCGAGTTGCCGGGTGTGCTGGCGATCAACGTGCTCGATACCCTGGGTCTGATTTCTACGTCCTTCGGACAGTGGTGGGGCGACGAAGATGGCGATAGCGTGGAGCTGGTTGAAGAGTCCAAATATCGCTACATCAGCCTTCAGTTCAAGGGGGACGTGCTGATTGGGGCAACCTCCATCGGCCGTACCGATCACGTCGGCGCGTTGCGTGGCCTCATTCAGGGGCGCCAGGAACTGGGTGAATGGAAGCAGCGTCTGATGGAAAATCCGGCGGCATTCTACGAAGCCTACATTGCCGTCACCCAGCCGACCGCACTGGCCCGGAACGTTGCATGA